ATGTTACCGGTAGCATTGCATTCTACTAACATATAGTCTATGGCTTCGAATGGTAACAACCGTCATGCCCTGCACCGCAGTTAATCGTAACAAAAATCTCTGCCTATATACTCAATCTATATGTTTATATAACCGTTGAAACCGCACCGCAGTTGAACCGTTTGTCCCACCCCTTAAACCGCTGTGTGAGGAGAAAGAGtccataaataatattatacttttCAAACTTAATTTTAAATCGTATGCCTACACGAGCCATTAGAGAGtataaatattgataaattaaattGTTTCAGTCTCACTTTTCATACTATTTATTTGTCCTGTCTtgttatatatactttatatgCAGATCTAGTCCCTAGTAGACTATTGTATATTGTAGAATGTATAGAGTACGTAAAGCATGCACAATTCATAATACGTGTAACGAACATCacaatttattttggttacaCCGAAAGAACAAACAAGGCTGCATACAAAACGATCAATATGTTTTCTTCTAAACCGGTTCTCgatcaagaaaagaaaacacatcCCTGCAAACTTATACGAGAGCAGTACTTAGTGATGACGAGGATCAGGACCTCCAGGACTAAGTCTCTTGGACTCGTTAAAGCCTCTCTCCATCAGCTTCTCCATATTAGCTTTCAACACTCTTTCAGCTTCTTTCATCATACGCCCTCGTTtctgtaacatcccgagttgtgatataagaaaaggcttaagagaattgatttggctacctatgtcaccaaagttgacttaccttttccggaacacatcctgaaagaactccagagttaagcgtgcttaagctggagtagtggaaggatgggtgacctatcggaaagtgattcgcgatagcgtgcaagtgaggccaaagcacggggaaaggtcgggtggtgattgcagggtcagtaaataatgatttcgagccttggaaaattaacgaccgaccgtcggatgggatggggcccacgggccgagagagcgggcgtgggtggcccattagccgtgggcggtcggggcgttataGTTTCTTTCCCTCTGAGTTTGCAAACTGCTGCTGCATTGGCCGAGATGCTGATGACCGTGACAACGAAACACAGATCAGGAACAAACACAGCCAAAATTTCAAGTTAGCCATGTGTTATGTGCTAATCAATGATTTAATGCTGAATGTGtttatatgtttatgtttttatcgtgtgtgtgtgtgtgtgttttcgcTCACATGCTTAAGACATTTTATATAGAGAATGGAACTGGGTCAATCTCACTGAAATGACAATTTTTgctatttattataaaatacacaagGCTTGTTCAAGAGCAatccatatatattttttcgtCAACATATAACGTTATAAGATATACTATTCAAGTAAGCTATATTgataatattgatatatatcatatattatcatgataaatcatgtAACACCACCTATGTGTACATAGTCAGGCTATTGTTAACTATGAAAATGTGCCAAATTTCTTAAAAAGGACTTGCAAACAGGAGAAAAGATATATTGAATAATGTATTTGAAATGATTTGATTTTCGTTGagttttaagataatttttagtGAGTTGGGAAAGCTACTATGATTCTATTTAACTACTCTATAATCTAAAGTTATGATCTGTTAATTTTTGGGgatgaaattaatatatataattttattaaaaaattttttttggcCAAGTGATGAATGGAGGGTGGTAGGAAAATAAGacaatatgtttaaaaaatttaggaaGGGCTAagtgattaaataaataaataatcaactaTCACAAAATAAGAGTCAAAATATGtatcttaacattttaccaaaaaaaataatctaaatatgTGAAACCctctcatgtttttttttctttttttttggagaagCAGAAGAAACCCTCTTATGTTGATGGCAGAGTTGTATTCAGAGAGTGTTTGTCTGGGTTCGGAACATCGAGTCATTGTCGGAACGTTTATTTAACTACCTTCTTAcctacttttgttttttgttttttgaaaatacgTTTTGTTATTCGTTTACAGTTTTTTAATTAACTTGAAATATTCA
The sequence above is drawn from the Raphanus sativus cultivar WK10039 chromosome 7, ASM80110v3, whole genome shotgun sequence genome and encodes:
- the LOC108816923 gene encoding CLAVATA3/ESR (CLE)-related protein 1-like — encoded protein: MANLKFWLCLFLICVSLSRSSASRPMQQQFANSEGQKRGRMMKEAERVLKANMEKLMERGFNESKRLSPGGPDPRHH